One Gloeobacter morelensis MG652769 DNA window includes the following coding sequences:
- a CDS encoding GNAT family N-acetyltransferase — protein sequence MSLRPALPTDSPAIAYLAYLANRSHLTLAPYDLFLPGAFEQRLGVIEQLVRARTVTWFHWSHFVVAEEQQQVAAVLAGYDSRAVGLHCLGEALYEIGWGERQIAELNERVEPFEGCTPSEGEHAWSIDHVATLPTYRDRGLASALLNHMVEKARGLGFSTAQLNLYIGNFAAQRIYEKAGFQLVEKCTDPGFEAALGCPGIARMVLALT from the coding sequence ATGTCCCTCCGTCCCGCCCTCCCCACCGACAGCCCCGCGATCGCCTACCTGGCCTACCTGGCGAACCGTTCCCACCTGACGTTGGCTCCCTACGATCTGTTTTTGCCCGGTGCTTTTGAGCAGCGGCTGGGGGTAATCGAGCAGTTGGTACGCGCCCGCACGGTGACCTGGTTTCACTGGTCGCACTTCGTGGTGGCCGAGGAACAGCAACAGGTAGCGGCGGTACTCGCCGGTTACGACAGCCGGGCTGTGGGTCTGCACTGCCTGGGTGAAGCACTCTACGAAATCGGTTGGGGCGAACGGCAAATCGCCGAGTTGAACGAGCGGGTGGAGCCGTTTGAAGGTTGTACTCCGAGCGAAGGGGAACACGCCTGGAGCATCGACCATGTCGCTACCCTACCCACCTATCGCGATCGCGGTCTGGCAAGCGCGCTGCTTAATCACATGGTCGAAAAGGCCCGCGGCCTGGGTTTCTCAACTGCTCAGCTCAATCTCTACATCGGCAATTTTGCCGCCCAGCGGATCTACGAAAAAGCCGGCTTTCAGCTGGTCGAAAAGTGCACCGATCCCGGTTTCGAAGCGGCCCTCGGCTGTCCGGGGATTGCGCGCATGGTTCTGGCGCTCACGTAG
- a CDS encoding serine/threonine protein kinase has product MAVEPPPQHDEYRCAAAQSMGEEPLSAGQRLGAYRIIRPLGRGGMGAVYLAQRDDGQFDKRAAVKILQPQLHGPGLRERFIGERQILASLDHPYITRLLDGGTTEQGMPYLVMDYVEGQPINLYCNKQKLGVDERLRLFLKVCEAVHYAHAHRVIHRDLKPANILIDTEGNPRLLDFGIAKLLPADPEATAVFSQSMTRLLTPGYASPEQIKGEAITPASDEYSLAVVLCELLSGRRPGDANPQPLTGKLSGPLASLVLKALCEDPLDRFGSVAAFSLAIERHLTGQALPWPQTGTLLRPIRAHRRLATAMAAACLAVALGWWSLQAAVPPARRAIAVLPFENLSGDGRSAYFGKGVAVDLADQLGKTGRFTVIAGRAATGGSHHHLRRPFSTEAVLSGSVRRTGGHIRVVSQLVDAHSGVQLWSESFDRPLQSGFADQTEVARQIVGALESRYAPGRKAIAPKSRPAKANCLQNFCPPGGPN; this is encoded by the coding sequence ATGGCAGTCGAACCACCACCGCAGCACGATGAATATCGGTGCGCAGCCGCTCAATCGATGGGCGAGGAACCGCTCAGCGCCGGTCAACGCCTGGGAGCGTACAGGATTATCCGGCCGCTCGGCCGGGGCGGCATGGGGGCGGTCTACCTGGCGCAGCGCGACGACGGCCAGTTCGACAAGCGCGCCGCCGTCAAAATTCTCCAACCGCAACTGCATGGACCGGGCTTGCGCGAACGGTTCATCGGCGAGCGGCAGATCCTCGCAAGCCTCGATCATCCGTACATCACCCGTCTGCTCGACGGCGGCACCACCGAGCAGGGTATGCCTTATCTGGTGATGGACTACGTCGAAGGGCAGCCCATCAATCTCTACTGCAACAAACAGAAACTGGGTGTAGACGAACGGCTGCGGCTGTTTCTTAAAGTTTGCGAGGCAGTGCACTATGCCCACGCCCACCGGGTGATCCACCGCGATCTCAAGCCTGCCAATATTTTGATCGACACGGAGGGCAATCCCAGGCTGCTCGATTTTGGGATCGCCAAGTTGTTGCCCGCCGACCCTGAGGCCACCGCCGTGTTCAGCCAGTCGATGACCCGGCTTTTGACGCCCGGGTACGCCTCACCGGAGCAAATCAAAGGCGAAGCGATCACCCCGGCTAGCGATGAGTATTCCCTGGCGGTGGTGCTGTGCGAGTTGCTGAGCGGCCGGCGGCCAGGGGACGCAAACCCGCAGCCGCTCACCGGAAAACTGTCCGGTCCGCTTGCAAGTCTTGTGCTCAAGGCGCTCTGCGAAGATCCCCTCGATCGCTTCGGATCGGTGGCGGCATTTTCCCTGGCCATCGAGCGCCACCTGACGGGCCAGGCTCTGCCGTGGCCGCAGACGGGCACGCTGCTGCGGCCAATCCGTGCCCACCGGCGGCTGGCAACGGCAATGGCTGCAGCCTGTCTGGCGGTGGCCCTCGGATGGTGGTCGTTGCAGGCTGCCGTCCCCCCCGCCCGCCGGGCCATTGCCGTACTACCTTTCGAGAACTTGAGCGGCGACGGCCGGAGCGCCTACTTCGGCAAAGGCGTCGCAGTCGATCTCGCCGATCAGCTGGGCAAAACCGGGCGCTTTACGGTCATCGCCGGGCGGGCGGCCACGGGCGGGAGCCATCACCACCTGCGCCGACCCTTCAGCACCGAGGCAGTGCTCAGCGGCAGTGTGCGCCGCACTGGCGGGCACATCCGCGTAGTCAGCCAGCTTGTCGATGCCCATAGCGGTGTGCAACTGTGGTCCGAAAGCTTCGATCGGCCGCTGCAATCCGGCTTTGCCGATCAAACGGAGGTGGCCCGGCAAATTGTCGGTGCTCTGGAATCCCGATACGCCCCAGGCCGCAAGGCGATCGCTCCAAAGTCGCGCCCTGCGAAGGCAAACTGTTTACAAAACTTTTGCCCTCCCGGGGGGCCAAATTGA
- a CDS encoding MFS transporter — protein MLSLNRYQWTVLFAAWLGWGFDIFDSLLFNFVAPNCVPTLLGLTIGSPEAKEATLQWTGILTSLLLLGWAAGGILFGKIADQIGRTKTLLFTIILYAVGTASCAFAPNIWVLALCRLVASLGIGGEWAAGATMVAEVVPENKRVEAGAILYTAAPAGLLLATFLNLQVAGVFLKSSPETSWRYVFLCGLIPAAAALFVRLFLKEPERWQQVAGKQKPPAIAELFERQNLPLTLSGFLMAVTALLTWWSCSAFIPVVATGLAASEAALRGLAKPETQGLIENWKAVASNSFNLGGLIGTLLTVPAAKYLGRRTMFALYFLLSAAALLVTFGLELPPEVRLYLYFPIGLTVFGVFGSFTYYLPELFPTRLRATGAGFCYNVGRIVAAGGPFLVGYIASQGANSLQSALSTLFWVGFVPLVGLLFIPLVIETRGQVLAD, from the coding sequence ATGCTCTCGCTCAACCGCTATCAGTGGACAGTCCTCTTCGCCGCCTGGCTCGGCTGGGGATTCGACATTTTCGACAGTCTGCTTTTTAACTTTGTCGCTCCCAACTGCGTGCCAACCCTGCTGGGGCTTACTATCGGTTCTCCGGAGGCCAAAGAAGCAACACTGCAGTGGACGGGAATTCTCACTTCGCTATTGTTGTTGGGTTGGGCGGCAGGCGGCATCCTGTTCGGCAAAATTGCCGATCAGATCGGTCGCACCAAGACGCTGCTGTTTACGATCATCCTGTACGCCGTGGGCACCGCCAGTTGCGCCTTCGCCCCCAATATCTGGGTGCTGGCGCTGTGCCGGTTGGTGGCGAGCCTGGGCATCGGCGGCGAGTGGGCGGCGGGGGCGACGATGGTGGCGGAGGTGGTGCCCGAGAACAAGCGCGTCGAGGCGGGGGCGATTCTTTATACGGCGGCCCCGGCCGGTTTGCTGCTTGCGACCTTTTTGAATCTGCAGGTGGCGGGGGTTTTCTTGAAATCGAGCCCCGAGACCAGCTGGCGCTACGTGTTTCTCTGCGGGCTCATCCCGGCGGCAGCGGCGCTGTTTGTCAGACTTTTTCTCAAAGAACCCGAGCGTTGGCAGCAGGTGGCGGGCAAGCAGAAGCCCCCTGCCATCGCCGAATTGTTCGAACGGCAGAACCTGCCTTTGACCCTGAGCGGCTTTTTGATGGCCGTCACGGCGCTACTCACCTGGTGGAGCTGCTCGGCGTTTATTCCGGTGGTGGCGACGGGACTGGCCGCCAGTGAGGCGGCTCTGCGCGGCCTCGCCAAGCCCGAGACCCAGGGGCTCATCGAAAACTGGAAAGCCGTCGCCTCCAACAGCTTCAACCTGGGCGGCCTGATTGGCACCCTGCTCACCGTGCCCGCCGCCAAATACCTGGGGCGGCGGACGATGTTCGCGCTGTATTTTTTGTTGTCGGCGGCAGCGCTGCTGGTCACCTTCGGTCTCGAACTACCCCCGGAGGTGCGGCTTTATCTGTATTTTCCGATCGGCCTCACGGTCTTCGGCGTCTTCGGCAGCTTTACCTACTATCTGCCGGAATTGTTTCCGACGCGCCTGCGGGCCACCGGGGCGGGCTTTTGTTATAACGTCGGGCGGATCGTGGCGGCGGGGGGGCCGTTTCTGGTGGGCTATATCGCAAGCCAGGGGGCCAACAGCCTGCAAAGCGCCCTGAGCACCCTCTTTTGGGTCGGCTTCGTGCCGCTGGTAGGGCTGCTGTTTATTCCCCTGGTGATCGAGACGCGCGGCCAGGTACTGGCGGACTGA
- a CDS encoding Uma2 family endonuclease produces the protein MAMTIADVEKVQRLFPDYRIELRDGVITIMSPSDAVSGIVGVRLSTRLNLWVEQRALGYIFDAGTGFRPPNTDLTASDVSFVSRERLGRAPRTYAQVVPNLVAEIKSSTDRLKVLEEKLLAYLTMGAEVGLLLDPDKRTVSVYRPGRLPEVLSGTDSLRFADVLPGWEVPVSELWPPVFD, from the coding sequence ATGGCGATGACGATCGCAGATGTCGAGAAAGTTCAGCGGCTTTTTCCGGACTACCGGATCGAACTGCGCGATGGGGTGATCACGATCATGAGTCCATCGGACGCGGTCTCGGGGATCGTGGGGGTGCGCCTTTCGACGCGCTTGAACCTGTGGGTGGAACAGCGCGCTCTGGGATACATCTTCGACGCCGGCACTGGTTTCCGTCCCCCCAACACCGATCTCACCGCCTCGGATGTGTCGTTCGTCTCGCGCGAGCGGCTCGGCCGCGCCCCGCGCACCTACGCCCAGGTGGTGCCGAACCTGGTGGCGGAGATCAAATCCAGCACCGACCGCCTCAAAGTGCTCGAAGAAAAATTGTTGGCTTATCTGACGATGGGAGCGGAGGTCGGCCTGCTTCTCGATCCGGACAAACGGACGGTGAGTGTGTACCGTCCCGGGCGACTGCCGGAGGTGCTGAGCGGTACCGACAGCCTTCGATTCGCGGACGTGTTGCCCGGTTGGGAAGTGCCGGTCAGTGAACTGTGGCCGCCGGTCTTCGACTGA
- a CDS encoding L,D-transpeptidase family protein → MSRSWWIALLWLILPVMAHAAPIPEGTAQLILVTSADWRATTGRLQRYERSGVTWKPVGEPWPIVLGSGGLGWGQGLAAPAAGGPTKREGDGRSPAGVYRLSETYGYSSAPPPGTAVTYRALTAADRCVDDPKAREYNRIVSIGPERPETWSSAEVMRRDDELYRWVIVVAHNSDPPRPAGGSCIFLHVWAGAASPTAGCTAMARGQIETLLSWLRPEAEPVIVQLPEAAYKTLRSSWRLP, encoded by the coding sequence GTGTCGCGAAGCTGGTGGATTGCGCTGTTGTGGTTAATCTTGCCCGTCATGGCCCACGCCGCCCCGATTCCTGAGGGCACAGCCCAGTTGATCCTGGTCACCAGTGCCGACTGGCGGGCCACCACCGGCCGTTTGCAGCGCTACGAGCGCTCGGGCGTTACCTGGAAACCTGTGGGTGAGCCCTGGCCCATCGTCCTCGGCAGCGGCGGCCTCGGGTGGGGGCAGGGTCTGGCGGCTCCGGCGGCGGGTGGACCCACCAAACGCGAGGGCGACGGCCGCTCCCCGGCGGGGGTGTACCGGTTGAGTGAGACCTACGGCTACAGCAGCGCCCCGCCTCCCGGAACAGCCGTGACTTACCGAGCGCTCACCGCCGCCGACCGCTGCGTGGACGACCCGAAAGCCCGCGAGTACAACCGGATCGTCTCCATCGGCCCCGAGCGGCCCGAGACCTGGTCTTCCGCCGAGGTGATGCGCCGCGACGACGAACTGTACCGCTGGGTGATCGTGGTGGCTCACAATAGCGACCCGCCCCGACCCGCGGGCGGATCGTGCATTTTTCTGCACGTCTGGGCCGGCGCCGCCTCGCCCACCGCCGGCTGCACAGCGATGGCACGCGGGCAAATCGAGACGTTGCTGTCCTGGTTGAGACCTGAGGCCGAGCCGGTCATCGTCCAGCTTCCCGAAGCTGCTTACAAAACCCTGCGCTCCAGTTGGAGGCTGCCTTAG
- a CDS encoding DJ-1/PfpI family protein: protein MRTVGIVIFDDVEVLDLCGPFEVFSVARADGDDSDEQPLFEVLTIAEHHAVVRCVGGLQVQPQAVLADHPPLDIVIVPGGIGTRKLLGNQQLLQWIAGQHRTTEVTASVCTGALLLAEAGLLDGRRATTHWSVTDWMRSRYTQVEVLENTRFVDEGKILTSAGISAGIDMSLHLVSRLHGPQVARWTARRMEYDHWPVQAAS, encoded by the coding sequence ATGCGGACTGTGGGAATCGTGATCTTCGACGACGTCGAAGTGCTTGACTTGTGCGGCCCTTTCGAGGTCTTCTCGGTGGCCCGCGCGGACGGCGACGACAGCGACGAGCAGCCGCTTTTTGAAGTGCTCACCATCGCCGAGCACCACGCCGTCGTGCGGTGCGTGGGCGGGCTGCAGGTCCAGCCCCAGGCGGTCCTCGCCGACCACCCGCCCCTCGATATTGTGATCGTGCCGGGCGGCATCGGCACGCGCAAACTGCTTGGCAACCAGCAGCTCTTACAGTGGATCGCAGGGCAACACCGGACCACCGAAGTCACCGCGAGCGTCTGCACCGGGGCGCTATTGCTCGCCGAGGCCGGCTTGCTCGATGGACGGCGGGCCACCACCCACTGGTCGGTGACCGACTGGATGCGCAGTCGTTACACCCAGGTAGAGGTGCTCGAAAACACCCGCTTCGTCGACGAAGGCAAAATTCTCACCTCAGCCGGTATCTCCGCCGGGATCGACATGAGCCTCCATCTGGTGAGCCGTCTGCACGGCCCGCAGGTGGCCCGCTGGACCGCCCGGCGCATGGAATACGATCACTGGCCCGTGCAGGCCGCCTCCTGA
- a CDS encoding four-carbon acid sugar kinase family protein, with translation MTSPAVKLVVIDDDPTGSQTVHGCLLLMQWDVETLKLGIADDSPLMFILANTRALDPERAAETTRAVCRNLKTALAEAGVADYLLVSRSDSTLRGHYPLETDVIAQEMGPIDAHFLVPAFLEGGRLTRDSVHYLNGVPVHETEFARDSVFAYRHSYLPAYIEEKTGGRTPAEAVERLLLSDIRGECLQERLIALRDNRSVVVDAEVQDDLDRFARVLLRSVERGKRFLLRSAASVLTALAALPPQPVPAEAMASFVRGGRPGAVIVGSHVRKTTEQLERLLQEPGTAGIAVEVEQLLAGGEAARTELLAEVHAAVAAAHTRGETPVVYTSRRELTFPDVQTRLAFGETVSGLLMAVERHLPPTIGYLVSKGGITSNDTLSRGLALRTARLLGQILPGCSVVRTPAEHPDFPDLPVVLFPGNVGDKEALAVVYRRLSRPAKK, from the coding sequence ATGACATCCCCCGCCGTTAAGCTCGTCGTCATCGACGACGACCCAACCGGATCCCAGACGGTCCACGGCTGCCTGCTGCTGATGCAGTGGGATGTCGAGACGCTCAAATTGGGCATCGCCGACGATTCGCCCCTGATGTTCATTTTGGCCAACACCCGCGCCCTCGACCCCGAGCGCGCCGCCGAGACGACGCGCGCCGTCTGCCGCAACCTCAAAACAGCCCTGGCCGAGGCGGGGGTGGCCGATTATCTGCTGGTGAGCCGCTCCGATTCGACCCTGCGGGGTCACTATCCCCTCGAGACCGATGTGATCGCCCAGGAGATGGGGCCGATCGACGCCCACTTTCTGGTGCCCGCCTTTCTCGAAGGGGGCCGGCTCACCCGCGACAGCGTCCATTACCTGAACGGTGTGCCGGTGCACGAGACCGAATTTGCCCGCGACTCGGTCTTCGCCTACCGCCACAGCTATCTGCCCGCCTACATCGAAGAGAAGACCGGTGGGCGCACCCCGGCTGAAGCCGTCGAGCGCCTGCTACTGTCCGATATCCGTGGGGAGTGTCTGCAGGAGCGGCTGATCGCGCTGCGGGATAATCGCAGCGTCGTCGTGGACGCGGAGGTTCAAGACGATCTCGACCGCTTTGCCCGGGTGCTGCTGCGCTCGGTGGAGCGGGGCAAACGGTTTTTGTTGCGCAGCGCCGCCAGTGTGCTGACGGCCCTCGCTGCTCTACCCCCCCAGCCGGTCCCCGCCGAGGCGATGGCGTCCTTCGTGCGCGGCGGCCGGCCGGGGGCGGTGATTGTCGGATCGCACGTGCGCAAGACCACCGAGCAGCTCGAACGGTTGCTCCAGGAGCCCGGCACCGCCGGGATCGCCGTGGAGGTGGAGCAGCTCCTGGCGGGGGGGGAAGCGGCGCGCACCGAGTTGCTCGCCGAAGTACATGCCGCCGTGGCGGCGGCCCACACCCGAGGCGAGACGCCCGTCGTCTACACCAGCCGTCGGGAGCTGACTTTCCCGGATGTGCAGACGCGCCTGGCCTTCGGTGAGACGGTCTCGGGGTTGCTCATGGCCGTGGAGCGCCACCTGCCGCCGACCATCGGCTATCTGGTGAGCAAAGGGGGCATCACCTCCAACGACACCCTCAGCCGGGGACTCGCCCTGCGCACCGCCCGGCTTTTGGGCCAGATCCTACCCGGCTGTTCGGTGGTGCGCACCCCGGCCGAACATCCCGATTTTCCGGATCTGCCGGTGGTGCTCTTTCCGGGCAACGTCGGGGACAAAGAAGCACTGGCGGTGGTCTATCGCCGGCTGTCCCGGCCTGCAAAAAAATAG